A region of Paraburkholderia largidicola DNA encodes the following proteins:
- the cmk gene encoding (d)CMP kinase → MKPTRPFHQTPVITIDGPTASGKGTVAAVVAAELGFHLLDSGALYRLAALASVRYNIAADDADALANLIGELHITFREGIAQLDGVDVSTDIRAEEVGNRASAIAVHAPVRAALVARQRAFRKQPGLVADGRDMGTVIFPDAVLKVFLTASVEARAARRHKQLIQKGFSANMDDLLRDLRERDERDSKRTAAPLKPAADAQLLDTSALSIDQAVEQVTQWYKALVPQS, encoded by the coding sequence ATGAAACCGACCCGTCCCTTTCACCAGACGCCCGTCATCACGATCGACGGCCCGACCGCATCCGGCAAAGGCACCGTGGCCGCCGTGGTGGCCGCCGAACTCGGCTTCCACCTGCTCGATAGTGGCGCGCTGTACCGGCTCGCCGCGCTCGCCAGCGTCCGCTACAACATCGCCGCCGACGATGCCGACGCACTTGCAAACCTGATCGGCGAGCTCCATATCACCTTCCGCGAGGGCATTGCGCAGCTGGATGGCGTCGACGTATCGACCGACATCCGCGCCGAGGAAGTCGGTAACCGGGCCTCGGCGATCGCCGTTCACGCGCCCGTTCGAGCCGCGCTGGTGGCCCGTCAGCGGGCTTTTCGCAAGCAGCCGGGACTCGTCGCGGATGGCCGCGACATGGGCACGGTGATCTTCCCGGACGCCGTCCTGAAGGTGTTTTTGACGGCCAGCGTCGAGGCTCGCGCGGCTCGCCGGCATAAGCAATTGATCCAAAAAGGATTTTCTGCTAATATGGATGACTTGCTCCGGGATTTGCGTGAACGCGACGAGCGCGACAGCAAGCGCACGGCCGCGCCGCTCAAGCCCGCGGCGGATGCACAGCTCCTCGATACCTCGGCGTTGTCGATCGACCAGGCGGTCGAACAGGTGACCCAGTGGTACAAGGCGCTGGTTCCGCAAAGCTGA
- a CDS encoding UDP-glucose dehydrogenase family protein, producing the protein MKITIIGTGYVGLVTGACLAEVGNDVFCLDVDPRKIDILNNGGMPIHEPGLREIIARSRAAGRITFSTDVAASVAHGEIQFIAVGTPPDEDGSADLQYVLEAARNIGRTMNGFKVIVDKSTVPVGTAQRVRAVIAEELEKRGLADSAQHRFSIVSNPEFLKEGAAVDDFMRPDRIVVGVDNDEDGDKAREKIRRLYAPFNRNHERTLYMDVRSAEFTKYAANAMLATRISFMNEMANLADTVGADIEAVRRGIGSDPRIGYHFLYAGVGYGGSCFPKDVQALIRTGSEMGHSLRILEAVEEVNHEQKEVLVRKITGTLGEDLSGRTFAVWGLSFKPNTDDMREAPSRRVIAQLLARGATVRAYDPVATSEAKRVFALDLASTPDQQARLHFASTQDETLSGADALVIVTEWKEFKSPDFTHLKSELKTPLIFDGRNLYEPEAMSELGIDYHSIGRPYARPAEHSSDADRT; encoded by the coding sequence ATGAAAATCACCATTATTGGCACGGGTTACGTAGGGCTCGTCACGGGCGCATGTCTTGCCGAAGTCGGCAACGACGTTTTCTGTCTGGACGTCGATCCGCGCAAGATCGACATTCTCAACAACGGCGGCATGCCGATCCATGAGCCGGGCCTGCGGGAGATCATCGCGCGTTCGCGCGCGGCGGGACGCATCACGTTTTCGACGGATGTCGCGGCGAGCGTCGCGCACGGCGAAATCCAGTTCATCGCCGTCGGCACGCCGCCGGACGAAGACGGCTCGGCCGACCTGCAATACGTGCTCGAAGCGGCCCGCAACATCGGCCGCACGATGAACGGCTTCAAGGTGATCGTCGACAAGTCGACGGTGCCCGTCGGCACTGCGCAGCGCGTGCGCGCCGTGATCGCGGAGGAGCTGGAGAAGCGCGGTCTCGCCGACAGCGCGCAGCATCGGTTCTCGATCGTGTCGAATCCCGAGTTCCTGAAGGAAGGCGCAGCCGTCGACGACTTCATGCGTCCCGATCGCATTGTCGTGGGCGTCGACAATGACGAAGACGGCGACAAGGCGCGCGAGAAGATCCGCCGCTTGTACGCGCCGTTCAACCGGAATCACGAACGCACGTTGTACATGGACGTGCGCTCGGCCGAGTTCACGAAATACGCGGCCAACGCGATGCTTGCCACGCGCATCTCGTTCATGAACGAGATGGCGAATCTGGCCGACACCGTCGGCGCGGACATCGAAGCGGTGCGCCGTGGCATCGGCTCGGACCCGCGCATCGGCTATCACTTCCTGTATGCGGGCGTCGGTTATGGCGGTTCGTGCTTCCCGAAGGACGTGCAGGCGCTGATCCGTACGGGCAGTGAAATGGGCCACAGCCTGCGCATTCTCGAAGCCGTCGAAGAGGTGAACCACGAGCAGAAGGAAGTGCTCGTCCGCAAGATCACGGGCACGCTCGGCGAAGATCTGAGCGGCCGCACGTTCGCCGTGTGGGGCCTGTCGTTCAAGCCGAATACCGACGACATGCGCGAGGCGCCGAGCCGCCGCGTGATCGCGCAACTGCTCGCGCGCGGCGCGACGGTGCGCGCGTACGATCCCGTCGCGACATCGGAGGCAAAGCGTGTCTTCGCGCTCGATCTGGCCAGTACGCCCGACCAGCAGGCGCGCCTGCACTTCGCGAGCACGCAGGACGAAACGCTTTCGGGCGCGGATGCGCTCGTCATCGTGACCGAATGGAAGGAATTCAAGAGCCCGGACTTCACGCATCTGAAGTCCGAGCTCAAGACGCCGTTGATCTTCGACGGCCGCAATCTGTATGAACCCGAGGCGATGTCCGAGCTTGGCATCGACTATCACTCGATTGGACGTCCGTATGCACGACCCGCTGAACATTCATCCGACGCCGACCGTACCTGA
- the mltB gene encoding lytic murein transglycosylase B produces MTVKLAPSAHYRLRATTVAAALSIAWCAFAGVGPASAQTVSKPRMQLAQGQPEQPAQGQTFEEEIVPQRYANNADVDSFINDMAARYDFDPAALHALFARVSYSATAVKLVTPSPTPSVKNWRVYQGRFLDPVRINAGVKFWRANQATLQRAYEQYGVPPEVIVGIIGVETIYGRYMGNFRVLDALTTLSFDYPNTPNRADRMITFRKNLEDYLVWTRDSQIDPTTVLGSYTGAIGIPQFLPSSIVQYAVDYDGNKRIDLRTSQADAIGSVANYLNKNGWETGRPVVWNIATDTGSLGIAQAAATGAPEPRWSLQQLLKAGMLMNQPGLDTTAEAGTPVTVVDLPSPGRATEYTLGLKNFYVLTRYNRSFFYALAVYQLGERVKAQMAATEAGNASTPAASQ; encoded by the coding sequence ATGACCGTCAAGCTTGCTCCGTCCGCACACTATCGGCTACGCGCAACGACTGTAGCCGCCGCACTGTCCATCGCATGGTGCGCGTTCGCGGGAGTCGGCCCGGCTTCGGCGCAGACCGTCAGCAAACCGCGCATGCAGCTCGCGCAGGGGCAGCCCGAGCAACCGGCGCAAGGACAGACGTTCGAAGAAGAGATCGTGCCGCAGCGCTATGCGAACAACGCGGATGTCGATTCGTTCATCAACGACATGGCCGCGCGCTACGACTTCGATCCGGCTGCGCTGCACGCGCTGTTCGCGCGCGTCAGCTACTCGGCGACGGCCGTGAAGCTCGTAACGCCTTCGCCGACGCCGTCGGTCAAGAACTGGCGCGTCTATCAGGGGCGCTTTCTCGACCCGGTGCGCATCAACGCGGGCGTGAAGTTCTGGCGCGCGAACCAGGCGACGCTGCAACGCGCGTATGAGCAATATGGCGTGCCGCCCGAAGTGATCGTCGGCATCATCGGCGTCGAGACGATCTATGGGCGCTACATGGGTAACTTCCGCGTGCTCGACGCGCTGACCACGCTCTCGTTCGACTATCCGAACACGCCGAATCGCGCAGACCGGATGATCACGTTCCGCAAGAATCTCGAAGACTACCTGGTGTGGACGCGCGATTCCCAAATCGATCCGACCACCGTGCTCGGCTCGTACACGGGTGCAATCGGCATTCCGCAGTTTTTGCCGAGCAGCATCGTGCAGTACGCAGTCGATTACGACGGCAACAAGCGGATCGATCTGCGCACGAGCCAGGCCGATGCGATCGGCAGCGTCGCGAACTATCTGAACAAGAACGGTTGGGAGACGGGGCGCCCCGTCGTGTGGAATATCGCCACCGACACCGGCAGCCTCGGCATCGCGCAAGCAGCCGCGACGGGCGCGCCGGAGCCGCGCTGGTCGCTGCAGCAACTGCTGAAGGCGGGCATGCTGATGAACCAGCCTGGGCTCGATACGACGGCGGAAGCGGGCACGCCCGTGACCGTGGTCGATCTGCCGTCGCCGGGACGTGCCACGGAGTACACGCTGGGCCTGAAGAACTTCTACGTGCTGACGCGCTACAACCGCAGCTTTTTCTATGCGCTGGCCGTGTACCAGCTCGGCGAGCGTGTGAAAGCGCAGATGGCCGCGACGGAAGCGGGCAATGCGTCGACGCCCGCCGCGTCGCAATAG
- the lapB gene encoding lipopolysaccharide assembly protein LapB, whose amino-acid sequence MDLDLWWLLVIPVAFAFGWVAARYDLKALLSESANLPRSYFRGLNFLLNEQPDQAIDAFIEVVKLDPETIELHFALGNLFRRRGETDRAIRVHQNLLSRADLPANERDHALYELGQDFLKAGLLDRAEETFKALQSGDYALGAQRSLLTIYQIEKDWNKSIDTARRLETMGAASLDKEIGHFHCELAQEALQQKNPDEARRQLDLALKAYPQNVRATILFGDVDAAAGEHEKAIAQWLHVEQQNAAYLPLVAEKLMKAYEALGRQEDGADLLTSWVDRYPSNDLLDVAYQHVSALRGPEAAHALARTQMQKSPNLAGMTRLLEAQQAVAEEPRRSELELMRTLIRQRTKNLPRYTCQNCGFRARLFYWQCPGCSGWESYAPRRVEPITASS is encoded by the coding sequence ATGGATCTAGATCTCTGGTGGCTGCTCGTCATACCCGTCGCGTTCGCGTTCGGCTGGGTGGCCGCGCGTTACGACCTCAAGGCGCTGCTGTCCGAAAGCGCCAATCTGCCGCGTTCTTATTTTCGCGGACTAAACTTTCTGTTGAACGAGCAGCCGGACCAGGCCATCGACGCCTTCATCGAAGTCGTCAAGCTCGATCCGGAAACGATTGAACTGCACTTCGCCCTCGGCAACCTGTTCCGCCGCCGCGGTGAGACGGATCGCGCGATACGCGTGCATCAGAACCTGCTCAGCCGCGCGGACCTGCCCGCCAACGAGCGCGATCATGCGTTGTACGAACTCGGCCAGGACTTCCTGAAAGCGGGCTTGCTGGACCGCGCGGAGGAGACGTTCAAGGCGCTGCAATCGGGCGACTACGCGCTCGGCGCACAGCGCTCGCTGCTCACGATCTATCAGATCGAGAAGGACTGGAACAAGTCGATCGATACCGCGCGCCGGCTCGAAACGATGGGCGCTGCGTCGCTCGATAAGGAAATCGGCCACTTTCATTGCGAGCTTGCGCAGGAAGCGCTGCAGCAGAAGAACCCGGACGAAGCCCGCCGTCAGCTGGATCTCGCATTGAAGGCGTACCCGCAGAACGTGCGCGCGACGATCCTGTTCGGCGACGTCGATGCGGCGGCCGGCGAGCACGAAAAGGCGATCGCGCAGTGGCTGCACGTGGAGCAACAGAATGCAGCGTATCTGCCGCTCGTCGCTGAAAAGCTGATGAAGGCCTACGAGGCGCTTGGCCGTCAGGAAGACGGCGCCGATCTGCTGACGTCGTGGGTGGACCGTTATCCGTCGAACGATCTGCTCGACGTCGCGTATCAGCATGTGTCGGCGCTGCGCGGACCCGAAGCGGCGCACGCGCTTGCGCGCACACAGATGCAGAAGTCGCCGAATCTCGCCGGCATGACGCGCCTGCTCGAAGCACAGCAGGCAGTGGCCGAGGAACCGCGCCGCAGCGAACTGGAGCTGATGCGCACGCTGATCCGTCAGCGCACCAAAAATCTGCCACGGTACACATGCCAGAATTGCGGCTTCCGCGCGCGGCTGTTCTATTGGCAGTGTCCGGGCTGCAGCGGTTGGGAAAGCTATGCGCCACGCCGCGTCGAGCCGATCACGGCATCGAGCTGA
- the rpsA gene encoding 30S ribosomal protein S1 has product MQIQIFMSDLQTSTPNTESFAALFEESLTKQDMRAGEVISAEVVRVDHNFVVVNAGLKSEAYIPLEEFLNDAGEVEVQAGDFVSVAIDALENGYGDTILSRDKAKRLASWLSLEKALDNNELVTGTITGKVKGGMTVMVNGIRAFLPGSLVDTRPVKDTTPYEGKTLEFRVIKLDRKRNNVVLSRRAVIEATQGEERAKLLETLKEGAIVEGVVKNITDYGAFVDLGGIDGLLHITDIAWRRVRHPSEVLSVGQEVTAKILKFDQEKNRVSLGIKQLGDDPWEGISRRYPSGTRLFGKVTNITDYGAFVEVESGIEGLVHVSEMDWTNKNVAPSKVVQLGDEVEVMVLEIDEDRRRISLGMKQCKPNPWDDFSRNFKKGDKIQGAIKSITDFGVFIGLPGGIDGLVHLSDLSWSETGEEAVRKYKKGDEVEAIVLGIDVEKERISLGIKQLEGDPFSNFVAMNDKGSIVDGVVKTVDAKGAVVQLTADVEGYLRASEIAQDRVEDARNVLKEGDKVNAMIINIDRKSRGINLSIKAKDSAEQQEAIRGLAADTSSAASGTTNLGALLKAKLDGQNQ; this is encoded by the coding sequence ATGCAAATTCAGATTTTTATGTCCGACCTGCAAACCTCTACCCCGAATACCGAATCTTTTGCGGCTCTGTTCGAAGAGTCGCTGACCAAGCAGGACATGCGCGCTGGCGAAGTGATCTCCGCCGAAGTCGTGCGTGTCGACCACAACTTCGTGGTCGTCAACGCTGGTCTCAAGTCCGAAGCCTACATCCCGCTCGAAGAGTTCCTGAATGACGCGGGCGAGGTAGAAGTGCAGGCGGGCGACTTCGTTTCCGTCGCGATCGACGCGCTGGAAAACGGCTATGGCGACACCATCCTGTCGCGCGACAAGGCGAAGCGTCTGGCTTCGTGGCTGTCGCTGGAAAAGGCCCTCGACAACAACGAACTCGTGACGGGCACCATCACGGGCAAGGTCAAGGGCGGCATGACCGTCATGGTCAACGGCATTCGCGCATTCCTGCCGGGCTCGCTGGTCGACACGCGCCCTGTCAAGGACACGACGCCGTACGAAGGCAAGACGCTGGAATTCCGCGTCATCAAGCTGGACCGCAAGCGTAACAACGTGGTGCTGTCGCGCCGCGCTGTGATCGAAGCGACCCAAGGCGAAGAGCGCGCAAAGCTGCTCGAAACGCTGAAGGAAGGCGCGATCGTCGAAGGCGTGGTCAAGAACATCACCGACTACGGCGCGTTCGTGGACCTCGGCGGCATCGACGGCCTGCTGCACATCACCGACATCGCATGGCGTCGCGTGCGTCACCCGAGCGAAGTTCTGTCGGTTGGCCAGGAAGTCACGGCAAAGATCCTCAAGTTCGATCAAGAGAAGAACCGCGTTTCGCTCGGTATCAAGCAACTGGGCGACGATCCGTGGGAAGGCATCTCGCGCCGTTACCCGTCGGGCACGCGCCTGTTCGGCAAGGTCACGAACATCACCGACTACGGCGCGTTCGTTGAAGTCGAGTCGGGCATCGAAGGCCTCGTCCACGTGTCGGAAATGGACTGGACGAACAAGAACGTTGCGCCGTCGAAGGTTGTCCAGCTGGGCGACGAAGTCGAAGTCATGGTTCTGGAAATCGACGAAGACCGCCGCCGTATCAGCCTCGGCATGAAGCAGTGCAAGCCGAACCCGTGGGACGACTTCAGCCGCAACTTCAAGAAGGGCGACAAGATCCAGGGCGCAATCAAGTCGATCACCGACTTCGGCGTGTTCATCGGTCTGCCTGGCGGCATCGACGGTCTGGTTCACCTGTCGGACCTGTCGTGGTCGGAAACGGGCGAAGAAGCTGTTCGCAAGTACAAGAAGGGCGACGAAGTGGAAGCGATCGTTCTCGGCATCGACGTCGAGAAGGAGCGCATTTCGCTGGGTATCAAGCAGCTTGAAGGCGACCCGTTCAGCAACTTCGTTGCAATGAACGACAAGGGTTCGATCGTTGACGGCGTGGTCAAGACGGTTGACGCGAAGGGTGCAGTGGTTCAGCTGACGGCGGACGTCGAAGGCTACCTGCGCGCTTCGGAAATCGCACAAGACCGCGTGGAAGACGCTCGCAACGTGCTGAAGGAAGGCGACAAGGTCAATGCGATGATCATCAACATCGACCGCAAGTCGCGTGGCATCAACCTGTCGATCAAGGCCAAGGATTCGGCTGAGCAACAGGAAGCGATTCGCGGCCTGGCAGCTGACACCAGCTCGGCAGCCAGCGGCACGACGAACCTGGGCGCGCTGCTGAAGGCCAAGCTCGACGGCCAGAACCAGTAA
- the rfaE1 gene encoding D-glycero-beta-D-manno-heptose-7-phosphate kinase, which translates to MHDPLNIHPTPTVPEGATLAPEVGVIARERLAAARVLVVGDVMLDRYWFGDVNRISPEAPVPVVLVQKQEDRLGGAANVARNAAALGAQAGLLCVVGHDEPGERVVQLLDDSGVAPYLERDPELPTTIKLRVLSRQQQLLRVDFEKAPAHEALLAGLARYDALLPTHDVILMSDYAKGGLTHVTQMIAKARAAGKPVLVDPKGDDWERYRGATLITPNRAELREVVGQWKSEADLHARVAKLRAELDLKALLLTRSEEGMTLFSDEGVLHAAAVAREVYDVSGAGDTVIATLAVMLGAGLPLDEAVSLANRAAGIVVAKLGTATVDYDELFHH; encoded by the coding sequence ATGCACGACCCGCTGAACATTCATCCGACGCCGACCGTACCTGAAGGCGCGACGCTCGCGCCCGAAGTGGGCGTCATCGCGCGCGAGCGGCTGGCGGCGGCCCGCGTGCTGGTCGTCGGCGACGTGATGCTGGACCGTTACTGGTTCGGCGACGTCAACCGCATTTCACCGGAAGCGCCCGTGCCCGTGGTGCTGGTGCAAAAGCAGGAAGACCGGCTGGGTGGCGCGGCGAACGTCGCGCGCAACGCGGCGGCGCTGGGCGCACAGGCGGGTCTGCTGTGCGTGGTCGGCCACGACGAGCCGGGCGAGCGCGTCGTGCAACTGCTCGACGATAGCGGCGTCGCGCCGTATCTCGAGCGCGACCCGGAACTGCCGACGACGATCAAGCTGCGCGTGTTGTCGCGTCAGCAGCAGTTGTTGCGCGTCGACTTCGAAAAGGCGCCCGCGCACGAGGCGCTGCTTGCGGGCCTCGCTCGCTACGACGCATTGTTGCCGACCCACGACGTGATCCTGATGTCGGACTATGCGAAGGGCGGCCTCACGCACGTCACGCAGATGATCGCTAAGGCGCGCGCGGCGGGCAAGCCGGTGCTGGTCGATCCGAAGGGCGACGACTGGGAGCGCTATCGCGGTGCGACCCTGATCACGCCGAACCGCGCGGAATTGCGCGAAGTGGTGGGCCAGTGGAAGTCCGAAGCGGATTTGCACGCGCGCGTGGCGAAGCTGCGCGCCGAGCTCGACCTGAAAGCGCTGCTCCTCACGCGCTCGGAAGAGGGCATGACGCTCTTCTCCGACGAAGGCGTCTTGCACGCGGCGGCTGTCGCTCGCGAAGTGTATGATGTGTCCGGCGCAGGCGACACCGTGATCGCGACGCTCGCCGTGATGCTCGGCGCGGGCCTGCCGCTCGACGAAGCCGTGTCCCTCGCGAATCGCGCAGCAGGAATCGTGGTCGCCAAGCTCGGTACGGCCACCGTCGACTACGACGAACTCTTTCATCATTGA
- a CDS encoding LapA family protein, with the protein MKFIVWLIRVLVFVLLLVLALSNTQSATLNFLAGYSWQAPLILIGLAFFVVGLLAGLVSSLPAIFRLRMENGRLKRELRVARETPAVVEEPPMPPLI; encoded by the coding sequence ATGAAATTTATCGTCTGGCTGATTCGCGTGCTGGTGTTCGTGCTGCTGCTGGTGCTTGCACTGTCCAATACGCAAAGCGCTACGCTGAATTTCCTCGCCGGGTATTCGTGGCAGGCGCCGTTGATTCTGATCGGCCTCGCGTTCTTCGTCGTGGGCTTGCTGGCCGGCCTCGTGTCGTCGCTGCCGGCAATATTCCGGTTGCGGATGGAAAACGGCAGGCTCAAGCGCGAACTGCGCGTGGCGCGCGAAACGCCCGCTGTCGTCGAAGAGCCGCCTATGCCGCCGCTCATCTAG
- the rfaD gene encoding ADP-glyceromanno-heptose 6-epimerase, giving the protein MTLIVTGAAGFIGSNIVKALNERGEDRIIAVDNLTRADKFKNLVDCEIDDYLDKTEFVERFARGDFGKVRAIFHEGACSDTMETDGRYMMDNNFRYSRAVLDACLAQGVQFLYASSAATYGGSTRFVEEREVEAPLNVYGYSKFLFDQVIRRVLPSAKSQIAGFRYFNVYGQREAHKGRMASVAFHNFNQFRAEGKVKLFGEYNGYAAGEQTRDFVSVEDVAKVNLYFFDHPEKSGIFNLGSGRAQPFNDIASTVVNTLRVLDGEVALSLAELVQRGLIEYVPFPDALRGKYQCFTQADQTKLRAAGYDAPFLTVQEGVDRYVRWLFGQV; this is encoded by the coding sequence ATGACACTCATCGTCACCGGCGCGGCTGGTTTTATCGGCAGCAATATCGTCAAGGCGCTCAACGAGCGCGGCGAAGACCGCATCATCGCCGTCGACAATCTGACTCGCGCCGACAAGTTCAAGAATCTCGTCGATTGCGAGATCGACGACTATCTCGACAAGACCGAATTCGTCGAACGCTTCGCGCGCGGCGACTTCGGCAAGGTGCGCGCGATTTTCCACGAAGGCGCCTGTTCGGACACGATGGAAACCGACGGCCGCTACATGATGGACAACAACTTCCGCTATAGCCGCGCGGTGCTCGATGCGTGTCTCGCGCAAGGCGTGCAGTTTCTGTATGCGTCGTCGGCGGCGACGTACGGCGGCTCGACGCGCTTCGTCGAAGAGCGCGAGGTCGAAGCGCCGCTCAACGTGTACGGCTACTCGAAGTTCCTGTTCGACCAGGTGATCCGCCGCGTGCTGCCCAGCGCGAAGAGCCAGATCGCCGGCTTTCGCTACTTCAACGTGTACGGGCAGCGTGAGGCACACAAGGGGCGCATGGCGTCCGTCGCGTTCCACAACTTCAACCAGTTCCGCGCCGAAGGCAAGGTGAAGCTGTTCGGCGAGTACAACGGCTACGCCGCGGGCGAGCAGACGCGTGATTTCGTCTCCGTCGAAGACGTGGCGAAGGTCAACCTGTATTTCTTCGATCACCCGGAAAAGTCGGGCATTTTCAATCTGGGCAGCGGACGCGCGCAGCCGTTCAACGATATCGCATCGACGGTCGTCAACACGCTGCGTGTGCTCGACGGCGAAGTCGCGTTGTCGCTGGCCGAGCTGGTGCAGCGCGGGCTGATCGAATACGTCCCGTTCCCCGATGCACTGCGCGGCAAGTATCAGTGCTTCACGCAGGCTGACCAGACGAAGCTGCGCGCAGCGGGCTACGACGCGCCGTTCCTGACGGTGCAGGAAGGCGTCGACCGCTACGTGCGTTGGCTATTCGGCCAGGTGTAA
- a CDS encoding integration host factor subunit beta has protein sequence MTKSELVAQLATRFPQLVLKDADFAVKTMLDAMSDALANGHRIEIRGFGSFGLNRRPSRVGRNPKSGEKVLVPEKYVPHFKPGKELRERVDRRAGEPLKAESADDDL, from the coding sequence ATGACCAAATCAGAATTGGTCGCCCAGCTGGCTACGCGATTTCCGCAACTTGTCCTCAAGGATGCGGATTTCGCGGTGAAGACGATGCTCGATGCGATGTCGGACGCTCTAGCGAACGGCCATCGCATCGAAATTCGCGGCTTCGGCAGCTTTGGCCTGAACCGCCGTCCATCCCGCGTCGGGCGCAACCCGAAGTCGGGCGAAAAAGTGTTGGTGCCTGAGAAGTACGTGCCGCACTTCAAGCCTGGCAAGGAGTTGCGTGAGCGCGTCGATCGTCGTGCGGGCGAGCCTTTGAAAGCCGAGTCCGCGGACGACGATCTTTAA
- the cysM gene encoding cysteine synthase CysM, which translates to MAYKTIEDTIGNTPLIQLVRLVDDDIRSRNNVVLGKLEGNNPAGSVKDRPALSMIKKAEQRGRIKPGDTLIEATSGNTGIALAMAAAIKGYKMILIMPEDLSLERRQSMAAYGAQILLTPVTGGMEYARDLAEQMQREGKGIILDQFANPDNPLAHYEATGPEIWRDTEGGITHFVSAMGTTGTIMGVSQYLKEQNPGIEIIGAQPEEGSRIPGIRKWPEAYLPKIFDRSRVDRVENVSQAASEAMARRMAAVEGVFCGISSAGACEVALRIARQVENATIVFIVCDRGDRYLSTGVFPA; encoded by the coding sequence ATGGCTTACAAAACGATTGAAGACACGATCGGCAATACGCCCCTCATTCAGCTCGTCCGCCTCGTGGACGACGACATCCGCAGCCGCAACAACGTCGTGCTCGGCAAGCTGGAGGGCAACAATCCGGCCGGTTCGGTGAAGGACCGCCCGGCGCTTTCGATGATCAAGAAAGCGGAACAGCGTGGACGCATCAAACCGGGCGACACGCTGATCGAAGCGACGAGCGGCAACACGGGCATCGCGCTCGCGATGGCGGCGGCGATCAAGGGTTACAAGATGATCCTGATCATGCCCGAGGACCTGTCGCTGGAGCGCCGTCAGAGCATGGCCGCATATGGCGCGCAGATCCTGCTGACGCCCGTCACGGGCGGCATGGAGTACGCACGTGACCTCGCCGAGCAGATGCAGCGCGAAGGCAAGGGCATCATCCTTGATCAGTTTGCCAATCCGGACAATCCGCTCGCGCATTACGAAGCGACCGGCCCCGAAATCTGGCGCGACACGGAAGGCGGCATCACGCACTTCGTGTCGGCGATGGGCACGACGGGCACGATCATGGGCGTGTCGCAGTATCTGAAGGAACAGAATCCCGGCATCGAGATCATCGGCGCGCAGCCGGAAGAGGGCTCGCGCATTCCGGGCATCCGCAAATGGCCGGAAGCGTATCTGCCGAAGATTTTCGACCGTAGCCGCGTCGATCGCGTCGAGAACGTGAGCCAGGCGGCGTCGGAAGCGATGGCGCGCCGGATGGCCGCCGTCGAGGGCGTGTTCTGCGGCATTTCGTCGGCGGGCGCGTGCGAAGTGGCACTGCGCATCGCGCGCCAAGTCGAGAACGCGACCATCGTGTTCATCGTCTGCGATCGCGGCGACCGTTATCTGTCGACGGGTGTGTTCCCCGCCTGA
- a CDS encoding ComEA family DNA-binding protein has protein sequence MFKKILVTAAMLAAFGQAFASVDVNSANESALRGIKGIGPAKAKAILDERAAHGPFKDAADLSKRVKGLGGHTVERLQAEGLAVGTSGAGATAVAAAGAQAAAPHTKAAPAAKNDTAVVVKK, from the coding sequence ATGTTCAAAAAAATCCTCGTCACGGCGGCCATGCTCGCCGCTTTCGGCCAGGCGTTCGCCTCGGTCGACGTCAACTCCGCTAACGAATCGGCGCTGCGCGGCATCAAGGGCATCGGTCCCGCCAAGGCGAAGGCCATTCTCGACGAACGCGCGGCGCATGGTCCGTTCAAGGACGCGGCGGATCTCAGCAAGCGGGTCAAGGGTCTGGGCGGCCATACCGTCGAGCGTCTGCAGGCCGAGGGCCTCGCGGTCGGCACGTCGGGCGCTGGCGCGACGGCTGTCGCTGCTGCTGGCGCACAGGCTGCGGCGCCGCACACGAAGGCCGCGCCCGCTGCGAAGAACGACACGGCCGTGGTGGTCAAGAAGTAG